The Oscillospiraceae bacterium genome includes the window GAACACGCTTTCAGATACTCGCGCCGGTCATTAAAGGTAAAAAAGGACTTCATGAAAAGGTGCTTGCCGACGCAATGGCAGACGGCTATGTAAGAGTAAGAATTGACGGCTTCGTTTATGACCTTTCTGAAACTCCTGTTCTCGATAAAAACAAGAAGCATGCCATAGAAATAGTAATTGACAGGCTTGTCATAAACGGCGATATATTCGGAAGGCTTTCGGGATCGCTCGAAACCGCGCTCGCCCTCGCAGACGGAACTGTAATGATAGAATTTGTCGATAAAGCCGCTGACGATCCTGACAGGATAATCACACTGTCTCAGAATTTTGCCTGTGAAGAACACGGCTTCAGCATGGCAGAGCTCGCGCCGAGAATGTTTTCATTCAATAATCCTTACGGCGCGTGCGAAGCGTGCGGAGGTCTTGGCTTGAAGCGTATAATATCTCCACGGCTCGTAATTCCGGATCTTTCGCTTTCTCTGTCAGAAGGAGCAATTCAGGTCAACGGCTTTAAAAGCCTTGACAATGATAACTGGTCCGGCAAGACGCTCACCGCCGTACTCGAAAAATATGGACTTGATTTGAACTCGCCTCTTTGCGATTATTCACCGGATGCACTTAACGCCATTCTCTACGGCACAGGCGGCGAACGTCATACACGCAGCTTTATAATCGAAGGACAAAAGCGCGATTTCACATATTCCTTTGACGGGATAATCAACATTATCCAACAGCGGTTTGAACAAACCAACAACGAATATTACGACGCTTTTCTCGAGGATGTCGAATGCCCCGTATGTAAGGGCAAGCGTCTTAAAAAGGAAATATTATCGGTTACAGTAGGTGGACTTTCGATCGCAGATTTCACCGGGCTTTCTATTACCGCCGCTCTGGAATTCATCAACAAGCTTACTTTGACCGAAAAGGAAACCATGATTTCACGCGAAATCACAAAGGAAATACGAAACAGGCTTTCTTTTCTACAACATGTCGGGCTTGATTACCTGACGCTTTCAAGGAGAAGCGCAACTCTGTCCGGAGGCGAAAGCCAGAGAATACGGCTCGCCACTCAGATAGGCAGCTCTTTGATGGGCGTTTTATATATTCTTGACGAACCGAGCATCGGACTTCATCAACGTGACAATTCAAAGCTCATTGATACATTGAAAAGGCTGAGAGATATCGGCAACACCGTTATAGTGGTCGAGCATGATGAAGAAACCATGGAAAACGCCGATTATATAGTTGATATCGGCCCCGGAGCCGGTATAGAAGGCGGAAACATAGTCGCCGCGGGCACTCCGCAAGAAGTTATGAACACGCCGGGATCGATTACGGGCGATTTCCTGTCGGGAAGAAGAAAAATCAAGGTGCCGGACATCCGCAGATCCGGCAACGGTTATTTTCTAAAGGTTTTGGACGCGCGCGAAAACAACCTCAAGGGAATCGACATTTCAATTCCGCTCGGTACCTTTACCTCGGTTACAGGAGTTTCCGGCAGCGGAAAATCATCTCTTGTCAACGGCATACTGCTTCAGGAGCTTGCCTCAAAGCTGAACCGCGCTTATACGCGTACCGGAAAATGCAAAGCCGTCCTCGGACTCGAAGCGCTTGACAAGGTAATCGCGATAGATCAATCTCCGATAGGACGCACACCGCGTTCAAACCCGGCGACATATACAGGATTATTCAATGAAATACGGGCGGTTTTTGCAAAAACGCCCGACGCAAAAGCGCGGGGATACGGTCAGGACCGATTTTCATTTAATCTTCGCGGCGGCAGGTGCGAAGCCTGCGGCGGCGACGGAACAATAAAAATAGAGATGCACTTTCTTCCGGATGTATATGTGACATGCGATGTCTGCAAAGGGAAAAGATACAATCGAGAAACACTTGAGGTAAGGTACAAAGGAAAGACTATCGCCGATGTGCTTGATATGACAATTACTCAGGCAAGCTCTTTCTTTGAGAACATTCCGCAGATTTCACGAAAGCTGAAAACAATGTGCGATGTCGGAATCGGATATATTAAGCTGGGTCAGTCATCGACAACCTTATCGGGAGGTGAGGCGCAGCGCGTTAAGCTTTCCTGTGAGCTGTCAAAACGCAGCACGGGAAAAACCATATATATACTTGACGAGCCGACGACAGGTCTTCACTCCGCCGACGTCGAAAAGCTTATTGAGGTATTGAACCGTTTTGTTGATTCCGGAAATACGGTGCTTGTCATCGAGCATAATCTTGATATTATCAAAACATCGGATTATATAATCGATCTCGGTCCGGAAGGCGGCGATAAGGGCGGAACGCTTGTCGCTTGCGGAACTCCCGAACAGGTAGCGCAGAATCCGGGATCATATACCGGGCAATATCTGAGAAAGGTGCTTATTAAAACGGCGATTAAATAATCCCTGTTTATAAGAGAGAAAGCCCATATACCAGAGTCTTTTCTCTCATTAAGCGGTAATTATTTAAATGCCGAGTCAATAAATCTGAAAGATAAAGCTTTCAGACGGTAAGCTTTGTGCCTGAATTTCTTCCGACAAGCCGAAAAGGCATAAGCTCACATTTTGATTGAAAGGCTGGTCATTATTACAAATGATACCTGAAAAACTAAATAACCTGCTTGACTCCGTTTCAAAGCCTTCAAGATATATCGGCGGCGAATACGGCGAAATAATTAAAGATAAAGAAGGCAAGTGCTCGGTCGCATTCTGCTTTCCTGATAATTACGAAATCGGAATGTCGAATCTTGGGATAAAGATCCTCTACGGCGTCCTTAACGAGCTTGACTTTGTCAGATGCGAACGCTGTTTCGCGCCCATGCCAGATATGGCCGAGCTCATGAAAACAAACGGCGTTCCTCTTTACGCGCTTGAAAGCGCCGATCCTGTAAAAAGCTTTGACATAGTCGCCTTTACTCTTCAGTATGAAATGTGTTATACAAACATTTTATATATGCTCGAGCTGGCCGATATCGAGTTTTATGCAGATAAGAGGCCGGATCTGCCATTGGGTGAAGCGCCGATACTGCTTTGCGGCGGTCCGTGCACCTATAATCCAGAGCCGTTTGCGGATTTTTTTGATATCATGTCAATAGGCGAAGGAGAAGAAGCCCTGCCGGAGCTCATGGAGCTTTACCGTAAATGTAAAGACGATGGCATGAAAAAAATCGAGTTTCTGCGTCTCGCTTCTCATCTTTCAGGCTTTTATGTACCCTCGCTTTATAAAGTCGATTATAATACCGACGGTACGATTTCAAAATTCGCTCCGCTTTTTCCGGATGTTCCGGCGCGGATTAAAAAACGCCATGTGAAGGATTTTGAGAACGCATATTTCCCTGTAAAACAAGTCGTTCCCTTTACGGAAGCCGTTCATGACCGTATTACGCTCGAGGTTTTCCGAGGATGTATTAGAGGATGCAGGTTTTGTCAGGCCGGAATGGTGTGCCGCCCTATAAGAGAAAGAAGCGCGCAAAAGCTCAACGATATAGCAAAGGAAGTATTTAAAAATACAGGGTATGACGAGATTTCCGCGTGCTGTCTCAGCATCAGCGATTATTCTCAGCTTGAAGAATTCTGCGACGGGCTTTTATCCTGGTGCGGAGCCAAGTCGGTCAATATATCACTGCCGTCAATGCGCATAGACAGTTTTTCAAAGGAGCTTCTCGAAAAGTCGGACAGCCTCAGAAAGACTTCTCTTACCTTCGCGCCCGAAGCGGGAACCCAGGCGCTTCGCGACCGCATAAACAAAGGCGTCACGGAGGAGGATCTTATGCGTTCGGTGGGTTATGCTTTCGATTCCGGTCATACATCGGTAAAGCTTTATTTTATGGACGGACTTCCCACTGAGACAGACGAGGATGTCATCGGTATCGCAGATCTCGCGCAAAAATGCGTCAATGTGTATTATAAAAGTGAAAGCAAGCCAAAGGGCCGCGGTGTCAATGTAAATATCAGTGTTTCATGCTTTGTGCCGAAGCCTTTCACACCTTTTCAATGGGACGGACAGAATATGCCGGATGAGCTGATGCGCAAGCAGAAGCTGATCAGAGAAAATGTTAGGACTAAAAAGATATCATACGCATACCATGACGCCCGCGTAAGCCGTATTGAAGCTTTTTTTGCCAGGGGAAACAGAAAGCTTTCAAAAGTAATTGAGGCAGCATATAGAAACGGCCAGGTCTTCGATGCCTGGGACGAATATTTTATTTATGACAAATGGCTTTCGGCCGCCGAGGAAGCCGGCGTTGACGTCGCCTTTTTCGCGAACAGAACTTTTTCACGCGACGAAATTCTGCCATGGGATTTCCTTGATATCGGCATTTCAAAAGCGCACCTTAAGCGAGAGAGAGAAAAAGCCGACAGAAGCGAAATTACCATCGGAAAGATATACAATAAATAATAGAGATGAAGTCACTATTCCTACAAAGCTCTGAAAAAGCTTTATAGTCGCTATAATTATATTTACAGAGTAGGCGGAGGGTAAAAAGCTCCCGCTCCTCCCGTCGCAATGTATGTACTGGTCATGTATAATGCTAATTACTGAAGTACTGCGCGCTGCAAAAAGCTTAGGAGTCGACCAAACCGGGTCGGCTCCTGTTCTCTTTAATAATAATTTTTCAGAGACAATAATCGCTTCATTACCTCGTTCATAATTTTCAATTAACCTCAGATTGTATTTTCGAGATTATAAACATTAATGAGTATATATTACAAACAGAAATTTCTACTTCCGGTAGAGTAAATATCTGTTATTAAGTTTTTTTAGTCTAAAATAAGCAGGTGTACTTTTATTTTTTTCGTGTTATAATACAAACATAAAACAGAAAGGATAATTTATATATGGATGAGAAAAAAGTAGGAACAAGGATTGCAAAATTAAGAGCAGAACATAAAATGACGCAGCTTGAGCTTGCAGCAAAACTCGGCGTCAGCGACAAATCTATAAGCAAATGGGAAGTTGGCGGCTGTTATCCTGATGTTACGCTGTTCCCGCAGATTGCAGATTTATTCAATGTTACGGTCGATTACATTATAAGAGGGACACCGAGAACCGTTCAACACTTTTTCACCGGCGATTTCGGGTTTTCGGAAACGAAAGTTAATGATGAATTTCTGAGCAACGGCTGGAAAATAATTAATGTTACAATTGCGACAGGATCGAAAGAAAATTTGTTTGCTTTGGTTATGGAAAAGACAGAATTTGAAGAATAATAAACAGCGAAGCCTTGTTGTATAAGAGAGAAAAGCCCTTATACCAGAGCTTTTCTCTCTTTAAGCGTCAACTATTTAAAATCCGAGTAAATAATAATTACAAAAATCAGAGCCAAGATTGCGAAAAGCAGTGCAAAAGGCTCTGCTTTTTGGTATAATGAGATTTGTAAAAACAAAATATTTTATAGCAGTAAGTTAAATATAAAGACAAGTAGTTTTTTCTCTCTTTTCCCTAAATTACAATCTTATCGGTAAGCTTTTTAGACACGAAATCCAGGAAAAATATATAAATAATGGAATAATAATGAAAATAGTTTTAATTCACGGGCAAAACCACAAAGGCAGCACCTATCATATCGGAAGTATGCTGGCGGAGAAAATCGGTGGAAAAAATGAAATTTGCGAGTATTTCCTTCCGCGTGATCTGAATCACTTTTGTATCGGGTGTTATTCCTGTATTATGGACGATACGAAGTGTCCGTATTACACCGAAAAGCGTGTGATCATGGACTCGGTCGAAGCTGCGGATTTATTGATTTTCACAACACCGAATTACTGTATGATGCCGTCCGCTCAGATGAAAGCCTTTATCGACTTGACATTCAATTATTGGATGTCTCACAAGCCGCGCGGGTGTATGTTTACAAAGAAAGCCGCCGTTATTTCCACGGCAGCCGGAGCGGGAGCCGGAAAAGCCGCCGGAGGCATTGCGAAAACATTATTCTTCTGGGGTGTTCCTTATATAAAGAGCTATGGCATCGCGGTTCAGGCAAAATGCTGGGACGACGTGAAGCCTGAAAAGAAAAACAGAATCGAGCATGCTATGACAAAGCTTGCAAAGAAGCTTTCCAATGGTAAACCTCCGCGCATCGGTATAAAAACACGCTTCATATTCAACAAGATGGCGGGAATGCAGAAAGCCGGTTGGGGTTCATCAACCGAAAAGAAATATTGGGAAGATAACGGCTGGCTCGGAAAGGCAAGACCGTGGAAATAATTTTATCATTATGATTCAATGCAATATAATAATCGCTGTTTTATATTAAATAAGCCATGTTATATGGGTTCTATAACTATAATTTAATAGAATTAAAGGAGCTGTAATGAAATGAACGGAATTATTTTATATAAATCTAAATACGGAGCAACAAAAAAATATGCTGATTGGCTATCTGAAGAGACAGGTTTTCGTTGTGTCGATACCGATAAAGCAAATCAACATGATATTGCGGGTTGTGATACTGTTATTTTAGGCGGAGGAATATATGCTTCGGGAATTGCGGGGCTTGCTTTTTTAAAAAAGAACATCGACCAGTTATCAGGTAAGAAATTAATTGTTTTTTGCGTGGGAGCGTCTCCTTATAACGAAGCGGCTTTTCATGAGATTGTCGAGCATAATATGAAAGATAAATTAAAAAATATTCCCGTGTTTTATTGCAGAGGCGCCTGGGATATCGATTCAATGAGCTTAATGGACAAAACTCTATGTAAGATGTTAAGAAAATCCGTAGCCAAAAAAGATCCTTCGGAACTTGAGCCGTGGATGACAGCACTGATATCTGCGGGTGATGAAAAATGTGATTGGACCGATAAAGCCTACCTGAAACCGATTCTTGATACATTGCGGAAGGAATAAAGATCTGTCGCAAAGGCAATATATAAATGCGTTAATTTAATATTTAATTAATACCAATTCTCGCACGCGTTTCTTTCGCAGTCTGAATTAATTTCCCGTGAATTATCTCGGGTGATGTTTGAATACCCTTAATCATTTCTTCAATTTCTTCTATTTTCACATCCCGCCAACCACGAGCATTCCCTTCTTTTAACTCTTTAACAAACAAATCATAATATTTTATTGCATTTGAAAAGTTCTTTAAATATAATTCAGAATATGCCTTCGCTTCATATTTCCATATAATGGGTGTGTAAAAGATTTTGCTTTCTTTATGATTACTACAAATATATTTACATATACCTGAAGGAGAACCTACATTATCAAACCAATCAAAAGCAGTTTTTTGAAAAAACATGGCATGGGATTCAATATTACTTGTAATACCACTTTCATCCATATCAAGCATTAAATGGTAGCTTTTATAATGATTAATATCAATACGCCATACTGAATCTCCTAACCCCAATACAAGCGAGTCGTTGGATATATATAATGGTTGAACGAATATCTGACACTCATATCCAGTAGATCTTGTGTCAAATAAAATAGCATTTAAAACATTATCAATTGTCTTATAATACATAAGACTTTTGTTTTTTTGAACAAAGCCTTCAGCTTTGCATATTGGTAAAATAATATCATTAATTTTTTTCTTTAATTCAATTCGTTTCATAACACCTCATATATTAAAAATTTAAAATATATCCATTATTAAATAAAGGCTAAAAGAATTCATCTCTATATACTTTATTGAGGGCTTAATTTCGATAATAGGGACAAACTTCAAATAATTTAAATCTAATTCCATATTAACACCTCTGAATCATTGTAATAAGATTTTTTTAGGTTCCTCGAGTTTATGCACGTTTATCTCCTTCATATATTACCAAATTATCATATTTACCAATAATTTGATTTATTATAAATAATATATTTTTATAATCCAAAGGAAAAAACAATAAATTGAGATGATGCCAAGGCTGAACAATCAATTTTATTTCAGGGAAAAAGAAACTAACTGTTGAAATATACCTAAATCCCCCCTCGACAAATCTTTTTAATATGACTTTATTTTCATTAGGATTCAAATCAATACCACATTGTGTTTGCTTATTAATATGATAGTTTTTTAATATATTATTTAATATTTGATAGATATCATTTTTTGAAATATCTGACCATTCCTCAAAGTATTTATAACTGTGAAGTGGCGCCAAGATACATTTTTTTAAATTATTAATTGTAATAAATTGCATAAGAAAATCAAATTCTTCATTTAAATCAGAATAAAATTCTTCTCTTGCACCATCATATCCATGTCCGGATTCATACCCACCATCCCAGTCATGATTCTTATTATAAATTTCTATAAAAGGCATTTCCTGAATATCATTAAGAATTAGACCTATTTTTTTAAGTTCTTTATTAATATTTTGAAATATTATTTTCATAAATTTCTCCTTTCTAATAATTCCATTAGGATTAACAATCTATTAACGGCAATTAAATAATCTTGTTAGAAGTTATTATTTAAAGCCGAGTTAATAATAATCGGTATCTTCCGTTTAATTATAAACATCCAAATGATCTATGTGAGTGGTACATTATTAATGAATATAAAACCAGTATTAAAACGAAAAAAAGACTATATTGATTTACTTTTACTCGCTGACGAACAAGAAAGTATGGTGGATAAATATCTTGAACGCGGCGATATGTTCGTCTTGGATGACAACGGCGTGAAAGCAGAATGCGTTGTGACGAAAGAATCAGACGGAATTTATGAACTAAAAAATATTGCCGTAAATCCCGATTATCAGCGAAAAGGTTATGGAAAAAAGTTGATAGAATTTCTGCTATCCCATTATACTGATTGCAGGGTTATGCTTGTCGGAACAGGTGATTGTGCTTCCACGTTAAGATTTTATAAAAACTGTGGATTTACAGAGTCGCACAGAATAAAAAACTTTTTTACGGATAATTACGATCATCTGATGTATGAAGACGGAAAACAGCTGATTGATATGATTTATTTAAAAATTGAGCGTTAACTGCAAGGAGGATGCTATGAAAAACATATATCTGATCGGCGGAACGATGGGCGTAGGTAAAACAACAACCAGTCGTATCATGAAATGCAAGCTTGACAACAGCGTGTTTCTTGACGGAGATTGGTGCTGGGATATGCACCCGTTTCGGGTAACCGACGAAACAAAGCAAATGGTGATGAAAAACATATGCTTTATTTTGAATAATTTTATAAGCTGCTCGGTATATGAAAATATCGTGTTTTGCTGGGTCATGCACGAACAGGCTATTATTGACGATATTCTATCTCATATCTATACCGCAAACTGTAAAATTCATTTGATATCTTTGGTATGCAGCGAACAGGCGCTGCGGACCCGTCTGATAAAGGATGTTAAGGCCGGAATCAGGACGGATGATGTGATAGGCAGAAGTACAGTACGCCTTCCGCTTTACGAAGCGTTAAATACAATTAAAGTTGATGTATCAGACAGAAGCCCGGAGCAAGCGGCGAACTATATTATTGAGAATTGCTGATCAGAAAACGCAATTCATAATGCTTGTGGGAGAAACAGCGATAATAACATTAACAGATTTTTCGACATTTACATATAATACATATGAGGAGGTATAAAAATATGAGACAAAATCCGTTGTGTTTCTTTTTCCCATGGGCGCCGTCCTGCCGGCTGCCATATAGGCCGCCTTATAGGTGTAATGATGATAAATGTCCTCGCGACAAATGCCCTTATGACAAATGTCCGTATGACAGATATCCATATGGTCCAAGACCAAAGTATTAAGAATTTATCTGAACTTAGAAATTATATATAATTGACTCGGCAATTAAATAACTACCGCTTAAAGAGAGAAATGGCTCTGGTAATATGGGCTTTTCTCTCTTAAGAACAAGGATTATTTAATTGCCGAGTTAATATTAAACGCCGGGCTAAAAACTCGACGTTTTATTTTTTGCATCGGCGAAAGCCATTATCATAACTATGAGATCTCCGTGGAAACATGGACGGCGCGGTGGTTTGTTATACCAATCAGAATTCAGCGACGGCATCGTCTATCCATGCGTATCGTGTATTGATGAAGTTGACAAGATATTGTATCTGAAGCTCGTACGTATTATATGCCCGGTAATTTACATTCCCCTCTCCGATCAGCTTGCCCATGATGTTCCAGACGCGGAAGTTTTCATCTTTTGATTTATCTATTATTTTTACGCTTTCATTAACCGTATCAAGAGCGGCTTTCAGAAGCGATTCCTTTTTTTCATTCCATCTTTCTTTAAATTTCGTTTTAAATTCCGGATCCTTCATCAGAAATGTCGCCCACGTTGTTCCGACATAATCATATGCGGCCTCTGATATAGCCCAGCCGTTATAATCCGGAATATCTCCTGAGAAATTGCCGAAGGACATGTCGAAATCCCATACAGGACCCATCTCAATTTTACCGCCTTTTGTCTTGAACATGTAACAGCTCCGGTAAAAAGCGGATTCAGTATTGTTTGTAAATTCGTGTATTATCAGCCAGTCGATAAGTGCATCGACATCAATATATTCCTCATAGCCGGAGCGCGCGATTATCGCCGCTTCGGCTTTTTTCACATAATCCATTATGAATTGCATCTGAGAGGTATATTTCTGTGTGATTTCAGGCTCTTTTACACATATACGCTTCACATATTGTGTATCGAAGTATTCTTTTCCGTAGATCATCTCTTCTTCATAATTCCAGCCCACCTCAAGAAGATATCCTGTATCGTCTTCAGTATCGGATGTTTCAATATCAACTCTGCCGCGACCTATTTCGATTTTATCGGCCAATGTGTATACGCCGATGTATTCGCCGTTCAAAAAAACGTCGACAAGCACATGCGTCGGAGTGAACATTATATTTTCCATCTGCTTTGACATTGCGCTCGCCACCACGTTTCGAATAAGCGATTTGTCGGCATAACTCGGCACAAGCACCCAGTCACGGTTTTCGGTCAAACCGAACAGAGACGCTTTTTTATCAAGCTTAAGCCTGTATCCTTTTTTTGGAAGTGCAAACCAGGATGAATTGCCTCTTCCCCGTATTTTCATTGAAGACTGCGGCAGAGACAAGCCATTATAAAGCGCGGAAGTCTGCGAATCTATCGAAATCACTGCATCGGTGTAAACAAGCTTTGAAGTTATTCCTGTGTGTCCCGCGGTATTTATATAAACCACCGGAAGATCATATGTGACTCTGGAGGCACGGATGGAATAACCTCGTGTCTGCCCCGTAGAATCGCTGAGAACGGCGAAAAGCTCCCCTTCAAGACCCTTCTCCCGCTCCGGAGAAGAAGAAGAGATGGAATATTTACAGCCGCTGCTGCAACTAAGCCTTACTGACAACTTGGAAATATCGGAATCCGATACCGAATAGGGTATTTTCACTTCGATTATATTTCCGTCAATATTATATGAAAAGCCGGATAATTCAATATTATCTTTAAATACGGACAGCGATAGAATTTCGGCATCAGAATCACCTCCGAGCACGGTGCGGATAATTTGCTCTCCGTTAAAGCTTTTGACGTTCATCCGTTCATCAACGGTGAGTTTTGTCGGCAATCCATAATTGCCGTCCCACCATAAATCGCACTTCGGCGCGTTCACCCTTACGTATTTCCCTTCAAGACTGCCGTTTTTATCTATATAAAACGCGACAGATGAAGCCGTTTTGTCGTTAATATAAAGCTTTGCACCAGTAGAACTTACTTTTGAGTTAACGATAAAAAAAGCCGCGCGATTAAAAACTATATCCTGATTGATTTCTATATCGGAGCATATTGTAATTCTGGGGGTATGTTCTGATTTATATAGTTCATCAGAAACAGAAAGAGCGGCAAGCTCATCCGCGGTATGGACCTCATATTCCGAAAAGGCATCTATACCATGATCCTGGGGACGCGGTATGCGGTCGTCGGTATTTCCTGTTTTAGATCCGATCCCGACCGTATCATATCCGGTTTCCGGCTTTGTTCTCGCGGTTTCGCTCATATTCGGCATCGATGGTTTACATCCGGAAAAAAAGAATGCAGTACCGATTATTAAAGCAGATAAAACAGTATATATAAAAACATGCTGAAGCGCGGCAGATACGATACCATGAATATTATTTTTAAATTTCATCATTATCCTTTCAATCATTAAAAGCAAAAGCCATATGGAGACGTTGATAATGCCCGTAAGAGACTTATCGTATGGCATTATAAAAATATAAGTAAATTATATCATATGCGGAAGAAAAATAAAATAGTCAATATAAAAATGAATTTTTATTATAATCGCATAAAATGACATTTTTTTCATGGCATATATCTTAAAATCCTAAATAAGAGATCGATCCTTACTGAGCTAGAACAATAACCGCGGAGGAAAACACATGAAATCTAAATATTCAGCGGATGGTATTCTTACAATCAGGCCCTCAGGCGATATTGATCACCACGCGGCACGCACATTGCGTGAGGAAGCCGACGTTCTAATCGATGATAATCATCCGAAAAAGGTAATTATTGATCTTTCCGGTACCGAATTCATGGATAGCTCCGGACTTGGCTTTATTCTCGGAAGGCTGAGAAAATGCGCGTCTCAAGGAATTTCGCTCGCTTTAGCAAATCCTTCCGGACGGACAATGCGCATTCTCGAAATGGCCGGAGCAGATAAAATGATTGAAATAATATCGCCGGAGGACGGTGGGAAAGGAGCCGGAATAGAATGAAAAAAACAATATTGAATCAGATGAAGCTTATATTTCCTTCAAATTCCGAAAACGAATCGCTTGCACGCATATGCATTTCAGGATTTGTGATAAAGCTGGACATAACGCCAGAGGAGCTTGCGGATATAAAGACAGCAGTTTCCGAAGCAGTCACAAATTGCATAGTGCATGCGTATAAAACTGAACCGGGATATATCACTTTAGAAGCAAAATACCGAAGCGACGGGAATATTTACATAACAATCACAGATAAGGGATGCGGAATACCTGACATTGCGCTTGCGATGACACCTTTTTACACTACCGATAAAGACAGCGAAAGATGCGGAATGGGCTTTTCTATTATGAAGAGCTTCATGAACAGTCTCAAAGTCAAGTCAGCACCGGGAAAAGGAACGCGGGTATCCATGAGGAAAAAGCTTGGCATGATAAAATGATCGGAAACGTAAACGGATATGACAATGTGCATATAAATTCGGCGGAAGCTATAAAAGCGGCGCAAAGCGGCGATAACGAAATGCTTTCGAAAATTACAGAAAGCAATATGGGTCTCGTGAAAAGCATCGCGCAGCGTTTTTGCGGCAGAGGAGCCGAATATGAGGATCTTGTGCAGATAGGCGCAGTCGGAATGATCAAAGCGATAAGAAATTTTTCGCCCGATTTCGGCTGCGCGTTTTCGACATATGCAGTTCCGCTGATCGCGGGTGAAATAAAACGCTTTTTACGTGATGACGGGTTAGTTAAAATATCCCGTACTACAAAATCGAACGCTTCAATCATTGCTCGCTTTACAAAGGACTTTCAGAATGCGTACGGGCGAGAACCTACAATGCCTGAAATAATAGAAGGAACCGCGATATCCGAGGAGGATGCCGTATGTGCTATTGAAGCTTCGCGTCCCGTTCTTTCAATTAACGAAAAGCGCGGAGACGATGACGACTTTACTCTGGAGGATGTTATAGGAGACGATTCCCTTTCCGAGGTTGTCGACAGTATTGCTCTCTCAGAAGCAATATCGCTTCTCAGCGATGATGAAAAACTCATTATCAGGCTCAGATATTTTAAAGGTCTCACCCAACAACAATGCGCAAAGCTTCTGGATTCCACACAGGTCAGAATATCAAGAGCGGAAAAAAAGATAATTGAAA containing:
- a CDS encoding STAS domain-containing protein yields the protein MKSKYSADGILTIRPSGDIDHHAARTLREEADVLIDDNHPKKVIIDLSGTEFMDSSGLGFILGRLRKCASQGISLALANPSGRTMRILEMAGADKMIEIISPEDGGKGAGIE
- a CDS encoding flavodoxin domain-containing protein, with the protein product MNGIILYKSKYGATKKYADWLSEETGFRCVDTDKANQHDIAGCDTVILGGGIYASGIAGLAFLKKNIDQLSGKKLIVFCVGASPYNEAAFHEIVEHNMKDKLKNIPVFYCRGAWDIDSMSLMDKTLCKMLRKSVAKKDPSELEPWMTALISAGDEKCDWTDKAYLKPILDTLRKE
- a CDS encoding CotH kinase family protein, which gives rise to MMKFKNNIHGIVSAALQHVFIYTVLSALIIGTAFFFSGCKPSMPNMSETARTKPETGYDTVGIGSKTGNTDDRIPRPQDHGIDAFSEYEVHTADELAALSVSDELYKSEHTPRITICSDIEINQDIVFNRAAFFIVNSKVSSTGAKLYINDKTASSVAFYIDKNGSLEGKYVRVNAPKCDLWWDGNYGLPTKLTVDERMNVKSFNGEQIIRTVLGGDSDAEILSLSVFKDNIELSGFSYNIDGNIIEVKIPYSVSDSDISKLSVRLSCSSGCKYSISSSSPEREKGLEGELFAVLSDSTGQTRGYSIRASRVTYDLPVVYINTAGHTGITSKLVYTDAVISIDSQTSALYNGLSLPQSSMKIRGRGNSSWFALPKKGYRLKLDKKASLFGLTENRDWVLVPSYADKSLIRNVVASAMSKQMENIMFTPTHVLVDVFLNGEYIGVYTLADKIEIGRGRVDIETSDTEDDTGYLLEVGWNYEEEMIYGKEYFDTQYVKRICVKEPEITQKYTSQMQFIMDYVKKAEAAIIARSGYEEYIDVDALIDWLIIHEFTNNTESAFYRSCYMFKTKGGKIEMGPVWDFDMSFGNFSGDIPDYNGWAISEAAYDYVGTTWATFLMKDPEFKTKFKERWNEKKESLLKAALDTVNESVKIIDKSKDENFRVWNIMGKLIGEGNVNYRAYNTYELQIQYLVNFINTRYAWIDDAVAEF
- a CDS encoding GNAT family N-acetyltransferase, with the translated sequence MNIKPVLKRKKDYIDLLLLADEQESMVDKYLERGDMFVLDDNGVKAECVVTKESDGIYELKNIAVNPDYQRKGYGKKLIEFLLSHYTDCRVMLVGTGDCASTLRFYKNCGFTESHRIKNFFTDNYDHLMYEDGKQLIDMIYLKIER
- a CDS encoding sigma-70 family RNA polymerase sigma factor, yielding MIGNVNGYDNVHINSAEAIKAAQSGDNEMLSKITESNMGLVKSIAQRFCGRGAEYEDLVQIGAVGMIKAIRNFSPDFGCAFSTYAVPLIAGEIKRFLRDDGLVKISRTTKSNASIIARFTKDFQNAYGREPTMPEIIEGTAISEEDAVCAIEASRPVLSINEKRGDDDDFTLEDVIGDDSLSEVVDSIALSEAISLLSDDEKLIIRLRYFKGLTQQQCAKLLDSTQVRISRAEKKIIEKLKRNMAG
- the spoIIAB gene encoding anti-sigma F factor — its product is MKKTILNQMKLIFPSNSENESLARICISGFVIKLDITPEELADIKTAVSEAVTNCIVHAYKTEPGYITLEAKYRSDGNIYITITDKGCGIPDIALAMTPFYTTDKDSERCGMGFSIMKSFMNSLKVKSAPGKGTRVSMRKKLGMIK
- a CDS encoding AAA family ATPase, which produces MKNIYLIGGTMGVGKTTTSRIMKCKLDNSVFLDGDWCWDMHPFRVTDETKQMVMKNICFILNNFISCSVYENIVFCWVMHEQAIIDDILSHIYTANCKIHLISLVCSEQALRTRLIKDVKAGIRTDDVIGRSTVRLPLYEALNTIKVDVSDRSPEQAANYIIENC